The following proteins come from a genomic window of Nitrospira sp.:
- a CDS encoding Two-component transcriptional response regulator, NarL/FixJ family produces MSQLRVVIVEDHALVRAGMRALLQKIEGVEVVSDVGDGWEAVKSVQTDAPDLVLMDIAMPGLNGLDATLRIVKESPTTRVILLSMHANEEYFQQALEVGASGYLLKGAELAELELALRTVARGETYLTPAVAKYAIKAYREKSEGPSGPLMRLSMRQREILQLIAEGQTTKDIAQRLNLSVKTVETHRSQLMERLDIHDVPGLVRFAMRVGLIQLYS; encoded by the coding sequence ATGAGCCAACTCCGGGTTGTCATCGTGGAAGATCATGCGTTGGTCAGAGCCGGTATGCGGGCGCTCCTGCAAAAAATCGAAGGGGTCGAAGTCGTCTCGGATGTCGGGGACGGGTGGGAAGCCGTCAAGTCTGTGCAGACGGATGCTCCTGATCTCGTGCTGATGGATATCGCCATGCCCGGATTGAACGGACTCGACGCGACCTTGCGGATCGTCAAGGAATCGCCCACTACGCGTGTGATTCTACTGTCGATGCATGCCAATGAGGAATATTTCCAGCAAGCGTTAGAGGTGGGCGCCTCCGGGTACCTGTTGAAGGGCGCAGAGCTGGCTGAACTCGAGTTGGCCCTCAGGACGGTCGCCAGAGGTGAGACGTATCTGACCCCGGCGGTTGCCAAGTATGCGATCAAAGCCTACCGAGAAAAATCAGAAGGGCCTTCTGGTCCGCTTATGAGGCTCAGTATGCGCCAACGAGAAATCCTGCAACTCATCGCCGAAGGGCAAACGACGAAAGACATCGCTCAACGCCTGAACCTGAGCGTCAAAACGGTCGAAACTCACCGAAGTCAATTGATGGAGCGGCTCGACATTCACGATGTACCGGGACTCGTCCGCTTCGCGATGCGGGTGGGACTTATCCAGCTCTACTCCTAA